TGATGGGCCTGGAAAATGGCAAGAACTGGGCCGAGGCGGACGGCGAGATCGCGGAGTGCGTGGACCACTTCGAGGTCTTCGCCCGCGAGGCGCTGAAGTGGGCGCAGGGCAAGCCGGTCTACCCGATGCCCGACGAACACGTCACGATGGTGTACGAGCCCATCGGCGTGGTCGCGGTGATCAGCCCCTGGAACTTCCCGGCGGCGATTCCGCTGGGCATGGCGCTGGGCGCGATTGCGGCGGGCAATTCAGTCGTGTGGAAACCCGCCTCAGAGACGCCCCTGAGTAGCCTGCTGCTGGTCGAACTGCTGTTCGAGGCAGGCCTGCCCCGCAACGTCATCCAGTTCATCACCGGCACGGACGAGGTGCTCGGTGATCCCCTGGTGGACCACAAGGACATTCGGATGATCGCCTTTACCGGCAGCAAGGAGATCGGCTGCCGCATCATGGAGCGCGCGGCCAAGGTGCAGCCGGGCCAGAAGTGGCTCAAGCGCGTGATGGCCGAGATGGGCGGCAAGGACCCCACGGTGGTGTGTGCCGACGCCGATCTGGACGCCGCCGCCCAGGGCATCGTGCAGGCGGCTTTCGGGTACGCGGGCCAGAAGTGCAGCGCGTGCAGCCGCGTGATTGCCGAAGACAGCGTGTATGACGAGCTGCTCGATAAGGTGGTGACGCTGGCCCGCGAACTGAAGGTCGGCTCGCCGGAGGAGAACGCGGCCCTCGGCCCGGTGATCCATCCGGGCAGCGCGAACCGCATCCTGGATTACATCGAGAAGGGCAAGGGGACGGCCCGCCTGGTGCTGGGCGGCGAACGCGCGGAGAGCGGGGAGCGCGAGGGCGGCTACATCGCGCCGACCATCTTCGCGGACGTGAACCCGCGTGACCCCCTCTTCCAGGAGGAGATTTTCGGCCCAGTGCTGAGCTTCACCCGGGCGCGCGACTGGCGGCACGCCATCGACCTCGCCAACGACAGCGAGTACGGCCTGACCGCCGCCTTCTACAGCCGCGACCCCCAGAAGATCAACGAGGCCCGCCGCCTGATTCACGTGGGCAATCTGTACGTGAACCGCAAATGCACCGGGGCGCTCTCCGGCACACACGCCTTCGGCGGCTACGGCATGAGCGGCACGAATGCCAAGGTGGGCGGACCGGATTACCTGTTCTGGTTCCTCCAGACGAAGACGGTGGCGCAGAAGTACTGAGTCAGCCTGCGGCGCTGGCCCGGAGCCACAACCACGCCTCCTCCTCGGTCCGCACGAAACGAATCCAACGGTGAGTGGCGTGTTCAAAGGCCAGCTCGGCAAAGCATTTGCCGTGGGCGGCGAAGTCGGGCAGCACCAGCGCCACCCGCAGGCGGTAATTCGTGAACTTCTGGAACGCCTCACCGGCCAGCCCGCTCCGCAGCCGGAAGAACTCGGGGGACAGGTCGGCTTCCGTCAGGATCAGTCCGTCCAGGCCAAAGGCCGCGCCGATCAGCTCCGGGACGTCGGCCAGCGTGCGGAGCGGCACACCGAGTTGGCTCGCCGTCCTGGTCCGGGGGAATTCGTCCGTCGTCATTCCGGCAACCTAACAAAGCCTCCTCTTCTGCGAAACTGGCCTTATGACTGATCCCCAACCTGACCGCAACGAGCGCGCGCAGCTCGCGTTCGCCCGCCTGCTGCCCAAGCTGTTCCGGGGCGGGCAGGCATTCGTGGGCGTGGAAGCGGCGCTGAGCGGGCTGGACACGGCCACTGCCGTGCGCCGTCCCGAACACCTCCCACACAGCGTGGCCGAACTGGTCGCGCACGTGAACTGGTGGAACCGCTGGATGCTGGACGTGATCGAGGGCGGGCAGCCGATGCCCTACCCCAAGCACGCGGCGGACACCTGGCCCGCCGTCCGCGAAGAGGACTGGTCCAGGGTACGCAACGAGTTCTACGAGCTGCTGGCCCGCATCGACACGCACACCGCCCGCCCCGACCTCGCCAACCCCGTCAACCACGACGAGACGATTGGGGAGTTGCTGGCCGACTTCGCGCTGCACACCGCGCACCACTTCGGGCAGGTGATCACGGTGCGGCAGGCGCTCGGGGCATGGCCGCCTCCGGGGGGTGGGGATACGTGGTGAAGGAGCCCTCAGCGGTCAGCGGTCAGCTTTCGGCGTTCGGTGCCGCTGTCGGGAATCTGTTCCGGGGCGGCCCCGCGAATGTGTCGTGGGAGCGGGCGCTGGAGGGACTGAGCGCGGAGGATGCGGCGCGGGTGCCGGACAGGCTGCCGCATTCTGTGGCGCAGGTCGTGGCGCACGTCCAGTTCTGGCAGGCGTACCTGTTGGAGGTGATCGCCGGGGAGAATCCACCCGCCCCGGAACACGCCGCCGGGGGCTGGCCCGAACCGGGCAGTTGGGAGACGCTCCAGGCCGCGTTCTTCCGTGACTCGGAGGCGCTGCGGGCCCTCACGCGGGACGCGGACTTCACCGCCACGCTCGACCGCAAGGAACGCCCCTGGGCGGTGGGCCTCAC
The window above is part of the Deinococcus metallilatus genome. Proteins encoded here:
- a CDS encoding L-glutamate gamma-semialdehyde dehydrogenase, yielding MTSTLMEGFLPFEHEPYFNFGREEVAEQQREAYRLVREKYVGRTFPMFICGKPVEGSETFEVHNPADTREVAWRFPKATPEQLEEAITCAKAAFEEWRFSDPMQRATIFKRAADLLRARRMEFNAVMGLENGKNWAEADGEIAECVDHFEVFAREALKWAQGKPVYPMPDEHVTMVYEPIGVVAVISPWNFPAAIPLGMALGAIAAGNSVVWKPASETPLSSLLLVELLFEAGLPRNVIQFITGTDEVLGDPLVDHKDIRMIAFTGSKEIGCRIMERAAKVQPGQKWLKRVMAEMGGKDPTVVCADADLDAAAQGIVQAAFGYAGQKCSACSRVIAEDSVYDELLDKVVTLARELKVGSPEENAALGPVIHPGSANRILDYIEKGKGTARLVLGGERAESGEREGGYIAPTIFADVNPRDPLFQEEIFGPVLSFTRARDWRHAIDLANDSEYGLTAAFYSRDPQKINEARRLIHVGNLYVNRKCTGALSGTHAFGGYGMSGTNAKVGGPDYLFWFLQTKTVAQKY
- a CDS encoding DUF4180 domain-containing protein — translated: MTTDEFPRTRTASQLGVPLRTLADVPELIGAAFGLDGLILTEADLSPEFFRLRSGLAGEAFQKFTNYRLRVALVLPDFAAHGKCFAELAFEHATHRWIRFVRTEEEAWLWLRASAAG
- a CDS encoding DinB family protein yields the protein MTDPQPDRNERAQLAFARLLPKLFRGGQAFVGVEAALSGLDTATAVRRPEHLPHSVAELVAHVNWWNRWMLDVIEGGQPMPYPKHAADTWPAVREEDWSRVRNEFYELLARIDTHTARPDLANPVNHDETIGELLADFALHTAHHFGQVITVRQALGAWPPPGGGDTW
- a CDS encoding DinB family protein, with the protein product MKEPSAVSGQLSAFGAAVGNLFRGGPANVSWERALEGLSAEDAARVPDRLPHSVAQVVAHVQFWQAYLLEVIAGENPPAPEHAAGGWPEPGSWETLQAAFFRDSEALRALTRDADFTATLDRKERPWAVGLTNFGGHSVYHLGQVVSIRQALGLWPPPSGGDTW